The following are encoded together in the Arvicanthis niloticus isolate mArvNil1 chromosome 11, mArvNil1.pat.X, whole genome shotgun sequence genome:
- the Matn3 gene encoding matrilin-3: MLLSAPLRHLPGLLLLLWPLLLLPPPAAPARLARASIRRLGTRIPGGSPGHLSALATSTRSPYPGVRGSGVCKSRPLDLVFIIDSSRSVRPLEFTKVKTFVSRIIDTLDIGAADTRVAVVNYASTVKIEFQLNTYSDKQALKQAVARITPLSTGTMSGLAIQTAMEEAFTVEAGARGPMSNIPKVAIIVTDGRPQDQVNEVAARARASGIELYAVGVDRADMESLKMMASKPLEEHVFYVETYGVIEKLSARFQETFCALDQCMLGTHQCQHVCVSDGDGRHHCECSQGYTLNADGKTCSAIDKCALNTHGCEQICVNDRNGSYHCECYEGYTLNADRRTCAAQDKCASGTHGCQHICVNDGAGSHHCECFEGYTLNADKKTCSVRNKCVLGTHGCQHICVSDGEASYHCDCFPGYTLNDDKKTCSDIEEARSLISIEDACGCGATLAFQEKVSSHLQKLNTKLDNILKKLQVTEYGQVHR, translated from the exons ATGTTGCTCTCAGCCCCCTTACGCCACCTCCCGGGACTTCTGCTGctgctctggcctctgctgcTCCTGCCGCCCCCGGCTGCTCCTGCACGTTTGGCCCGTGCGAGCATCCGCCGACTGGGGACACGAATCCCCGGGGGCAGTCCCGGGCATCTCTCTGCTCTGGCTACTTCCACCCGCTCTCCGTATCCCGGGGTCCGCGGCTCAG GTGTTTGCAAGAGCAGGCCTTTGGACTTGGTGTTTATCATTGATAGTTCTCGTAGTGTCCGGCCTCTGGAATTCACCAAGGTGAAGACCTTTGTCTCCCGCATCATCGACACTCTGGACATCGGGGCCGCAGACACAAGGGTGGCAGTGGTGAACTATGCCAGCACTGTGAAGATAGAGTTCCAGCTCAACACCTATTCAGACAAACAGGCCCTGAAACAGGCTGTGGCACGGATCACACCCTTGTCAACAGGCACCATGTCAGGGTTAGCTATCCAGACAGCGATGGAGGAAGCCTTCACTGTGGAGGCTGGAGCTCGGGGGCCCATGTCTAACATCCCCAAGGTAGCTATCATCGTGACAGATGGGAGGCCCCAGGACCAGGTGAATGAGGTGGCTGCCCGAGCCCGGGCATCTGGCATTGAGCTGTATGCTGTGGGTGTGGACCGGGCAGATATGGAGTCCCTCAAGATGATGGCTAGCAAGCCCCTGGAAGAGCACGTCTTCTACGTGGAGACCTATGGGGTCATTGAGAAGCTCTCTGCTAGATTCCAGGAAACCTTTTGTG CTCTGGACCAGTGCATGCTTGGCACACACCAGTGTCAGCACGTGTGTGTCAGCGATGGTGACGGTAGGCACCACTGTGAATGCAGCCAAGGGTACACCTTGAACGCTGATGGGAAAACGTGTTCAG CCATTGATAAGTGTGCCCTCAACACTCATGGATGTGAACAGATCTGTGTCAACGACAGAAATGGCTCTTACCACTGCGAGTGCTATGAAGGTTACACCTTGAATGCAGACAGAAGAACTTGTGCAG CTCAGGACAAATGCGCCTCAGGTACACACGGTTGCCAGCACATCTGTGTGAATGATGGAGCCGGGTCCCATCACTGTGAATGTTTTGAAGGTTACACTCTGAATGCAGATAAGAAAACATGTTCAG TCCGAAACAAGTGTGTGCTGGGCACTCATGGCTGCCAGCACATCTGTGTGAGTGATGGAGAAGCATCCTACCACTGTGACTGTTTCCCTGGTTACACCTTGAATGATGACAAGAAGACATGTTCAG ACATTGAAGAAGCACGAAGCCTCATTTCCATAGAAGATGCCTGCGGCTGTGGGGCCACGCTGGCATTCCAGGAGAAGGTTAGCTCCCATCTCCAGAAGCTGAATACCAAAC TTGACAACATTTTGAAGAAGTTACAAGTAACCGAATATGGACAAGTACATCGTTAA